GCAAGAAGTAAAACAGGGCTGGATGAACTGAAAAAAGCAATTGCCAATACAACAAATATACCTACGCAGGTAGAGGGAACAGATGTGAACGTACTGGCAGCTGCCGCTATCAATGAAGCGAAAACTGCTCTGGGCACTGATAACGATTATTTTGCGTTGCAGGTCCTTCATCAGCATGAACATCTGGATATTTATACTGCTGAGCAACACCGTCAGTTTGAGCAGATCAGAAAAACACATGGTTTTGAATCTTCAAAATTACAGGCTGCAGAAACAATTGCCCGTTACAGATATTTAAGTACTGTATTATCCGGTGTGATTGAGGATACGGGAGCATTGAAGAAATTTGCATTCAGTGACAGGATTGACTCCGTTTTAACTAATCGTTTTTGGGGATTCTTTATTTTCATCTTTATTCTGTTCTTTATTTTTAATGCCATTTTCTCATGGTCTGCTTATCCAATGGAGCTTATCGAAAGCCTGTTCGGATGGATAGCTAAAACAGGACATGAATATCTTCCTGATGGGGTGTTAACTAATCTTTTACTGGATGGGGTAGTGGCAGGATTAGGTGGTATAGTCGTATTTATCCCGCAGATTGCTATCTTATTTGCACTGATTTCTATACTGGAAGATACCGGATATATGGCCAGGGTAACCTTTATGATGGATAAAATCATGAGGAAGTTTGGGATGAGCGGAAAGTCGGTTGTACCGATGATAGGTAGTTTTGCCTGTGCTGTCCCTTCTATTATGAGTGCGCGAACCATTGAAAACTGGAAAGACAGAATCATCACGATTATGGTCTCTCCTTTAGTGAGCTGCTCGGCCAGACTGCCTGTTTATACTTTACTGATCTCTCTGATTATTCCTGATACTAAATTATTCGGGGTTATCAGTATGCAGGCCCTGGCACTGATGGGAATGTACCTGATCAGTATTTTTGCTGCGGTGATAGTGGCTTTTGTTATGAAATTTATCATCAAAGCTACGGAGAAATCATACTTTATTATGGAACTGCCTGTTTACAGGATGCCAAGGTGGGGTAACGTGCTGTTCACGATGTTCGAGAAGTCTAAAACTTTCGTATTGGAAGCGGGTAAGGTAATTATTGCCATCTCTATAGTGCTATGGGTAATGTCCACTTATGGTCCTGTGTCCCGTTTTGAAAAAATAGAAAAGAAATATGCGGAGATTGAGCTGAAGAAGGATAGTGTACAGATCAGTACACTGGAAAGAGACAAGTCGGCTGAAAAACTGGAGAACTCTTATGCAGGTATCCTTGGTCGCACGATAGAGCCGGTAATTAAACCCCTGGGGTTTGACTGGAAGATAGGTATTGCACTGATTACCTCTTTTGCGGCCAGAGAAGCATTTGTAGGTACGATGGCGACTATTTACAGTGTGGAAAACGGAGAAGAGAATACAGGCACGATAAGGGATAAAATGAGGGAAGCCAGAAATCCTGGTACAGGATTGCCTGTCTTTACTTTTGCTACCGGATTTGCACTGATGCTGTTTTATGCTTTTGCAATGCAGTGTATGAGTACCGTTGCGGTAGTTTACAGAGAAACCAAATCATGGAAATGGCCTGCTATACAAATGGTCTATATGACTGCTATGGCCTATGTTGCCAGTTTAATAGCCTATCAGTTTTTAAAGTAAATTCTTTATCTTAGTACTGTGGAAAAAGTTGATGTTTTAGCACAGTATATGCCCCCTGCGGCAGCCCCGGTGATTGCTAAATGGATTGACTATTTTCAATGTGAATTTAAGATATCCAGGAGCAGGGCAACTAAATTAGGTGATTACAGACATCCCTTTAAACAATCCGGGCATAAGATATCTGTTAATAATAATCTGAACCGTTATGCTTTTCTTGTTACAACCGTGCATGAGTTTGCGCATTTATTGACCTGGAATGACCATAAGAATAAGGTTAAGCCTCATGGTGGTGAGTGGAAGCATAATTTTAAACGGATGATGACGCCTTTTCTGGATCAGCAGGTTTTTCCTGAAGACCTGCAGCTGGCTATCAACACTTATTTAAGTAATCCTTCTGCTTCAAGCTGTACGGATTTAAAACTCTCCAGAGCACTTAAAAAATATGACGGAGCCATTGATCATTCCCGTCTTGAAGAATTGCCTGAGCACGCTATATTCACTATTAAAGACGGCAGGAGATTTAAGAAGGGTGAGCAACTCAGAAAACGTTTCAGATGTGAATGTCTGGATAACGGAAATATCTATTTGTTCAGCCCGCTTGCAGAAGTGGTACTATCGGCTACAGGAACATAAATAGAAAGATTGTCCTCTATTTTCCATTTGAATTTTAACTTTCCTTCTTTAAACAGGGAAGGGAAATTCAACAGGCTGTCGATATAAGCATCTTTATTTTTTACGAGTATACTGGCTCTGTAACTGGGCTGTTTTTTGCTTTTAAGCATAATATAGAGGGCATCGGGATAAGTTGAGATATTATCAAATGCCATATCAAACTTATCTGTTCCGTTGATCGCATCGTTTATACCTTTGATATCAGAGACATAATTATCCTCAGGATATTTATTGTCAGCAGCCTGTACCGGCAGATAGGGAAGTGTACGCAGGGCTTCCGCTGAACTTGCTGTGCGGCTGTCTATTTTAAATGTGACATTATTGCGTATGTAGGTACGGACATCCTTATAAATCCCACCTTCTTCATTCATCAGTTTTATGCGCTCTTTAACCAGAATCAGACTGTCATTTTTAAAATAATAGCTTTTTACAGTATTACTTATTGTTCCGTTAGCTGTGTAGGTTTTATATAACATCCCATCATTATGTGCACTGTATTTTTCTGCGTACACAGATAGATCACCGGACTGATAGATCAGGCTGTACTGTCTTTTATAATCATTGAGATTTCTGTCAATAGCTGCGGCAAAATTCAGTATAGACTTATCTGTCATACCAGTAGTGCCTTCTTCCGGTAAACCGGCTTGTGGGTGGGTTGATTTGAAATATTTACAACCCGGAAGTGTAAACAGTAAAATTCCTAAACATAGTAAATAAATGGCTCTCATAGTACTCTGGTAAATAATGGCATCGTTATCAACAGGCCATTATCGTGCCAAGGAGTTACCAGGCCATTAATTTCAGGATGGTTTCATGCAGACGGTTTTTGGCCAGAAACTGGTCCTCCAGTATTTTACTCATTGGAATAGCGGTATCCAGACTTGCACAGCGCATTACAGGGGCATCAAGATCTGTAAAACAATGTTCACCTATCCATGCAGCAATCTCAGCTCCGAAACCACTGCTTAAGGTGTCCTCGTGAAGAATAATTACCCTTCCGGTAGATTTTACAGCTGCTGCTACGGTTTCCTTATCCCAGGGTTGCAAGCTGCATAGGTCTATCAGGCTGACTGATAAATCAGGATGATCTTCCAGGTAGGATAAAGACCAGTGAACGCCTAAACCATAAGTGATAATAGTGAGCTGATTACCTTTTTTTAACCAGTTGGCTTTTCCGATTTCAATGGTGTAATAACCTGAAGGAACCGGCCCGCTCAAGCTTCTGTACAGATATTTGTGTTCGAAATAAATAACCGGATTAGGGTCTTCAATAGCTGCCAGCAGCAGACCTTTTGCATCATAGGGGAAAGCAGGGTATACTATTTTCAGTCCGGGTGTCTTGGTAAACCAGGCTTCATTGCTCTGAGAGTGAAAAGGGCCTGCTCCGGTGCCTGCGCCTGTGGGCATCCGGACTACAACATCTGCTTTTTCTCCCCAGCGGTAATGGGTTTTAGCCAGGTTATTAATAATCTGATTAAATCCGCAGGTTACAAAATCTGCAAACTGCATTTCTACCACAGCTTTATAGCCATTGATGGATAAACCCTGTCCAGTACCTACAATTGCTGATTCACAAATTGGCGTATTGCGTACTCTGGCTTTCCCAAACTCCTCTACAAAACCAGCTGTAATTTTAAAGGCTCCTCCATATTCTGCTACGTCCTGACCCATGATTACCAGATTTGAATGTTGCTGCATCCCGATTCTCAATCCGTCACTGATTGCATCAATATAGCGGATTTCTGTGCCCTGATCAACGGGACCGGTAACCTGTTGTATATAGGGGTAGTACATATCGGTCAACTCCGTAGCTGCTGAAGGCTCCGGATCAGCATCATTGAATGCCTGCTCGGTTTCTTTATCCAGCTCTGTCTTAAATTCTGCTTTGATTTCCTCTAAAAGGTCATCTGTCAGTATATGCTGTTCAAACAGATAGTGTTCAAATGTTTTGACCGGGTCTTTGGCAGACCATTCTTCAAACAAATGCGGAGGGACGTATTTTGTTCCTGAGGCTTCTTCGTGTCCTCTCATCCTGAAGGTCAAACATTCCAGTAAAACGGGTCTTGGATTTGCACGGATACTTGCTGTAATTTCAGTAATGGCATCAAAAACTTCCAGCACATTGTTCCCATCAATCTGAATGCCTTCAATTCCATAACCAATGGCCTTGTCAACCAGATGTTCACAGTTGAATTGTTCATTAACAGGAGTGGATAACCCATAGCCGTTGTTTTCGATCAGGAAAATAACGGGTAAATTCCAGACAGACGCTACGTTGACTGCCTCATGAAAATCACCTTCTGATGTCGCGCCTTCACCTGTGAAAACAAGTGTAGCCAGTTCTTTTCCGGCAATAAGATCTGCCAGGGCGATTCCATCAGCCAGAGCCAGCTGAGGACCCAGATGAGAGATCATCCCTATAATTTTATGGGCCTGTGTACCAAAGTGAAAAGATCGGTCTCTGCCTTTGGTAAAGCCGGTCATTTTTCCCTGCCACTGAGCCATTAAGTTACGCAGTGGAATATCTCTGCTGGTAAAAACCCCAAGGTTTCTGTGCATAGGCAGGATATATTCTTCAGCTTTCATCGCTAAAGTGGAACCTACAGCAATTGCTTCCTGACCGATACCCGAAAACCATTTCCCTATGCGACCCTGTCTGAGCAGGATCAGCATTTTTTCTTCGACCATTCTGGGATAAAGGAGACGCTTATAAAGCGACAATAAAGTTTCATCGTCTTTTTCTTTCCGGTCGAAGTGCATATTTATCAGGTTTGTGGTTTGGTTTTAGATTCTTCTTCCCATTGTTTGGCGAAGGATTTAGACGCAATTTCAGGCATAGCACGATACTTTCCCCACATTTTTTTGAAGAAAAGCTTCATAAAGAAATTCTTTATTTTTCCTCCAAACATATCCATTTTAGATCTTTTGGACATCCCTGAATTCCATACCTTCCATCCAATATCTTCCATCTTAGTATTCTGATGCTGCTGTGCTGCATCTCTTCTGTTAAGCAACAGCATTTTGTGAATATCAATCTTTACAGGGCATACTTCTGAACATTTACCACAAAGACTTGAAGCATAGCTCAGATGTTTGAAGTCTTTCATCCCCTCTAAATGAGGAGTGATAATTGAACCTATAGGCCCGCTGTAAGTTGTATTGTAAGTATGACCGCCGATGTTTTTATAAACAGGGCAGGCGTTCAGACAGGCTCCGCAACGGATACAATAGAGTCCCTGACGCTGTTCTTTTTGTGCCAGCAGGTTCGTTCTGCCGTTATCCAGCAAAATAACATACATTTCTTCCGGCCCATCCGTTTCATTTGGCTGTCTGGGCCCGCTAAGAATAGTATTGTATACGGTTAAGTTCTGACCTGTTCCATGGCTGGATAACAATGGCCAGAAGAGGTCAAGGTCTGCCATGGAAGGAATGATTTTCTCAATTCCAACAATGGCAATATGTATTTTAGGAAAGGTTGTGCTTAGTCTGGCATTTCCTTCGTTTTCAGTTAATGCTATACTGCCTGAATCTGCAATCAGAAAATTTCCACCGGTAATACCAATATCAGCAGTAAGATATTTTTCTCTTAATAATTCCCGGGCTTTTTGTGTAAGCTGCTCGGGTGTATAATCTATTGGTGTACCAAATTTTTCATGAAAGAGTTTGGCAATCTCCTCTTTGCTCAGATGCATCGCCGGAGTTACGATGTGATAGGGAGCCTGTCCGAGTAACTGAACTATAAATTCACCCAGATCACTTTCCAGAGAGGTAATTCCATTTTTTTCCAGAAAGTCATTCAGATGAATTTCTTCGGTAGTCATGGATTTCGATTTAATAACCGATTTACCACCACTTTTATTAATGATATTTAATATTTCTTTTTGTGCTTCTTCTGCATCATTTGCCCAGATTACTTTTCCACCACGGCGCTGGAAATTGGCCTCAAATTCCGGTAAGAATTTGTCCAGATTTTCCATCACTCTCCATTTGATTACATGCGCCTTCTTTTTTGAGTTTTCTAAATTCTCAAATTTCGTTAAACCCTTTTCAACCGCAGCATTATATTTTCCTATGTTATGGTTGATCGTGTTACGATGATCTACATCAAATGCCTTCTCATCTGCCTTTACCAAAAACTCATCAGCAATCTTCGTCATGTTCAAATATAATAATTAGACTTAGAGTCTGTTTAAATTTGGATGATAATTTTAAAACAGACTCTTACTGCTAAACGAAAAAACCTGCAGGTTATGCAGGTTTTTGAAATTATTTTTTTGGAGTACCATCTTCGTTTTTATCAACAATGGGCCGGGTTTTACGGTTAGCAAGATCCCATGCTGTATAATAAACCAGTTGTGCTCTTCTGGCCAGCAGATCGAAATTGATCTTGCTAACCTCATCGCCTGGCTGA
This portion of the Pedobacter lusitanus genome encodes:
- the feoB gene encoding ferrous iron transport protein B, encoding MAATLKIALVGNPNTGKSTLFNLLTGLNQKIGNFPGITVDKKTGFCKVSATQQAEIIDLPGTYSLYPKSKDESIVFQVLADRKNISHPDLVVLVADATNLRRNLLLYSQVADLQIPVVLALNMTDMAKKEGISIHIDELSARLGVQVVSISARSKTGLDELKKAIANTTNIPTQVEGTDVNVLAAAAINEAKTALGTDNDYFALQVLHQHEHLDIYTAEQHRQFEQIRKTHGFESSKLQAAETIARYRYLSTVLSGVIEDTGALKKFAFSDRIDSVLTNRFWGFFIFIFILFFIFNAIFSWSAYPMELIESLFGWIAKTGHEYLPDGVLTNLLLDGVVAGLGGIVVFIPQIAILFALISILEDTGYMARVTFMMDKIMRKFGMSGKSVVPMIGSFACAVPSIMSARTIENWKDRIITIMVSPLVSCSARLPVYTLLISLIIPDTKLFGVISMQALALMGMYLISIFAAVIVAFVMKFIIKATEKSYFIMELPVYRMPRWGNVLFTMFEKSKTFVLEAGKVIIAISIVLWVMSTYGPVSRFEKIEKKYAEIELKKDSVQISTLERDKSAEKLENSYAGILGRTIEPVIKPLGFDWKIGIALITSFAAREAFVGTMATIYSVENGEENTGTIRDKMREARNPGTGLPVFTFATGFALMLFYAFAMQCMSTVAVVYRETKSWKWPAIQMVYMTAMAYVASLIAYQFLK
- a CDS encoding SprT-like domain-containing protein, giving the protein MEKVDVLAQYMPPAAAPVIAKWIDYFQCEFKISRSRATKLGDYRHPFKQSGHKISVNNNLNRYAFLVTTVHEFAHLLTWNDHKNKVKPHGGEWKHNFKRMMTPFLDQQVFPEDLQLAINTYLSNPSASSCTDLKLSRALKKYDGAIDHSRLEELPEHAIFTIKDGRRFKKGEQLRKRFRCECLDNGNIYLFSPLAEVVLSATGT
- a CDS encoding alpha-ketoacid dehydrogenase subunit alpha/beta, with protein sequence MHFDRKEKDDETLLSLYKRLLYPRMVEEKMLILLRQGRIGKWFSGIGQEAIAVGSTLAMKAEEYILPMHRNLGVFTSRDIPLRNLMAQWQGKMTGFTKGRDRSFHFGTQAHKIIGMISHLGPQLALADGIALADLIAGKELATLVFTGEGATSEGDFHEAVNVASVWNLPVIFLIENNGYGLSTPVNEQFNCEHLVDKAIGYGIEGIQIDGNNVLEVFDAITEITASIRANPRPVLLECLTFRMRGHEEASGTKYVPPHLFEEWSAKDPVKTFEHYLFEQHILTDDLLEEIKAEFKTELDKETEQAFNDADPEPSAATELTDMYYPYIQQVTGPVDQGTEIRYIDAISDGLRIGMQQHSNLVIMGQDVAEYGGAFKITAGFVEEFGKARVRNTPICESAIVGTGQGLSINGYKAVVEMQFADFVTCGFNQIINNLAKTHYRWGEKADVVVRMPTGAGTGAGPFHSQSNEAWFTKTPGLKIVYPAFPYDAKGLLLAAIEDPNPVIYFEHKYLYRSLSGPVPSGYYTIEIGKANWLKKGNQLTIITYGLGVHWSLSYLEDHPDLSVSLIDLCSLQPWDKETVAAAVKSTGRVIILHEDTLSSGFGAEIAAWIGEHCFTDLDAPVMRCASLDTAIPMSKILEDQFLAKNRLHETILKLMAW
- a CDS encoding LutB/LldF family L-lactate oxidation iron-sulfur protein, which codes for MTKIADEFLVKADEKAFDVDHRNTINHNIGKYNAAVEKGLTKFENLENSKKKAHVIKWRVMENLDKFLPEFEANFQRRGGKVIWANDAEEAQKEILNIINKSGGKSVIKSKSMTTEEIHLNDFLEKNGITSLESDLGEFIVQLLGQAPYHIVTPAMHLSKEEIAKLFHEKFGTPIDYTPEQLTQKARELLREKYLTADIGITGGNFLIADSGSIALTENEGNARLSTTFPKIHIAIVGIEKIIPSMADLDLFWPLLSSHGTGQNLTVYNTILSGPRQPNETDGPEEMYVILLDNGRTNLLAQKEQRQGLYCIRCGACLNACPVYKNIGGHTYNTTYSGPIGSIITPHLEGMKDFKHLSYASSLCGKCSEVCPVKIDIHKMLLLNRRDAAQQHQNTKMEDIGWKVWNSGMSKRSKMDMFGGKIKNFFMKLFFKKMWGKYRAMPEIASKSFAKQWEEESKTKPQT